The Chiroxiphia lanceolata isolate bChiLan1 chromosome 3, bChiLan1.pri, whole genome shotgun sequence DNA segment ACCTCTTAAAACAGATAATTAATTAAGTACAAATCatgccccgtccctggaagtgtccaaggccgtgttggatggggcttggagcaacctcgGATAGTGGAGGCACCTGACATGGAATAAACGATGGATATTCAGCACCCAGCACAAACTCGAGCTCCTAATGGGAAATAAAAGAGGATTTCTGATATGAAAATCAGAGTTTGAATTTGTCAGGTCTTCCCCATCAACAGTAAATCCACATCTACTTCCATTCCTCTAAATAACATGGAAAACACAAGCAGGGGCACCACCTTTGCTCTTGAGGCCTTTTAGTCCAGaagcagggaagtgatggatATCAGATCCCAAGCAAAGATAATTAATTCCACTCCTCAAGGACTCCCATTAGGGCAGCAAAAGCCTttgaaatagtttatttttcttcttcttttttttttttctctcttcagtatCTAAATTGGGAATCTCTCCCATCAAcccagtgccagcctggcccTCGAGCATTCATGGAAACTGGGAAGAGTCCATTTACATTTGGATTTGAGAGAAATTAATCTTAACTCAGAACTTACTTGACTTTGCaggaaatctgatttttttttggacCATTTCATCTCCTACTTTTCATAAGAGAAATGTACTTTACAAccagctctggggacaggcTTTTGTGAGCTCCTATTTCACTTTTTAGCCAAATCCATCCCAGTTTTGAGACCTATTTTCACAGACTGGGGCAGGTCACCATGGCCCAGTTTGGTTGCCTTTATAATTTCCAAGAGGAATAAAATTCTGACACTCTCCCTGTGAGGAATAAACCACCTTGGTTCCTGTAGGGCATGGACGTGGAACAGCAGCCAAACAAACTTTGCCTTTCCAATTTACTCAACTTTTCACTTTACTCCCAAGGTCAGATGGCTGATGGAAAGGGAATTACAGCTTTTATGGCAACAGGAATTCAAAACCTGGCTGGACACGGTCCTGGGATGATCCTGCTACCACACTGAACAGCCATAGGAACATGTGGAATTATTTCCCCAAACACAATtaggaggaggagcagcaaaCATGGATTTTGAAACAAGAGATGACtaaatgtgattattttatgATTGGATTGTGTCcacttccctgctttttttttttttcctcctttcatttctgaagggagaccacaagaaagatggagagggactttggacaagggatggagggacaggacacagggaatggcttcccagtgccagagggcagggagagatgggagattaggaaggaattcttggctgggagggtggggaggggctgggctggaattcccagagaagctgtggctgcccctggatccctggaagtgtccaaggccaggctggacggggcttggagcaatctgggatagtgggaagttgtccctgcccatggcaaggggtggaaaAGGATAATCTTTAGAAAACTGAGGACTGGGATGTGGTCACGGAGCTGCTACAGCTCCTACAAACTCTTCCCCTCTTTCCTGTTCTCTCCCAGAAACTTGGGAGTGTGGAGGACACCAAGGGCAAGGTAAGGTACCATGAGTTCCTTTTGGCCCTCCACTTACTCCTCAAAGAGCTGGAATACTGGGATATTGATTCCCTGTCTTtgtggaaaaacagattttatttcacATGGAAAGCAACGGACACTTCCCAGATCTGCAAAATAACCggaaaaatgtgtttccagGCTACCTGGAAACATCCAGGTAGCCATAAACCAAGGTGGAGGCACACAGGCATCTGGTCGTTCACTCCTTTTTGGGATTATTTATCCTTTTAGGAAGCTGAAGAAACACAAGTTTTCATTGGAATACCAGCTCCGGCTCCGGAGCATCCAGGAGAATCCAGCACAGGATTAACCCCGTGGTCTTTCCCACACGGAGCAGTCACGCACgagggaggcagggctggagcagctgcatATTCCAACCCCCTCACTCCCCCACCATCAGCAATTTTCCAGAATAAATTACTGTGCCATCATCTCTGGTGGCAAAGACGAAGCAACACTCGGCGATTTTTAACCTTGGATTCGCTGgtgttgggggaaaaaaaaagggcccAACCACCACAACCCTGGGCAAGCTTTGCACATGAACCCCTAAAATCCACGTGGAGCCAACTCCAGCTCGCAATTTAGGATAGTCTGGCCTCAGGAAAGGCACTCAGAGATTTGGAGTTGAGTTAAATAACGTGaatttctgataaaaatatgACCTTATTCAGGAAGCGAGGGATACGCCCCACAAAGCTCCAGATTTCCCCCCAATTTAACAATGTATTTCACTGGCATGATCTAAGGACAAAATTATTTCCCCCCCACTCTTCCCCCCAGCTTTGGAAATCTGTTTCAATTATAACTGTGGATTGTTTAATTAGGGAAGCACGTTTAGtctgaggggggaaaaaaacaaaaaacacctaAATGGAtgggttaaaagaaaaaaacccgtCTAATGCTCCCCGGGGTCCCTGGGTCCTTCAACCCAATTTGATGTGAATGAAACCATTATTGTTCTTTTGACTCCTGCTGAGCCATTATCCAACGGTTTGCTGGGGATTGGAGGAGCACTTTCCTACAGGATTTTGTTATTCCACCGGCCAGGATTTCAGCCCTCAGCTGTGCAGCTTAAAGCAGTTTTTTGTTCAATATTTTGAgggagcaaaaaaaaccctcttggtTTTGTAGGTTCTTACAGGAATTTTAGATTTGCGTATGGTGGGTGTTCGTTTGAAATCAACCAAGAGAAAGCCAAGCAgccccttttttcctcttttttttttttttttaaagcagtttaaCATATTAAAACCTGCAGCGAGGAAGACTCAATCAAACCCATGAAACTGCACATCCCCCCCGTCAGTGATTTCCTGCCATAAAAATGCTCCAACGTTGGATGGAAGAGTCCCACCCTAATAAAAGCCAACagggaaaacaacagaaagggTTAAAAGGTAATAAAAGGATTATTATCATGCCTAAGTCAAACCTTTAAGTGATATGTTATTGCATTAAAATGTGAACTTTGATGATTCAGCTGGTGTTTTAACTGCTTCAGAGCCCAAATCCTAATTTTTAGTATCCCTGTAGGTGCAGATATTTGCTGTAAAACCTCCTGGAAAGAGAGTTCCTTTCAAACGagttaaagaaaatatctaTGTAATCATTCCAAAAACAATTTTCCACTTTGGCTCTAAAGTAGGTTTCAAGAAATTCAATACctaaaatactttcatttcagaataaaactgaataaacCAGGGGACAGTTTGATCTTAGaggctgctgttcctgtgatAACTGAATTAAACTGAGCAggtaagtggaaaaaaaaagaaacccgATGAGCTGTGAGCTCTGGTTTTCTTCAGGAGATACTTGAAGTAAGATTTcaaacagatgtttttctgGCACACAAAATGAGCACAAAACCTCCAGGCGAATCAGAGCACCAAAACTGCTGCAGACCAACCACAAGAACCAGAAAAACCAAGTGTTCAAGCTGACAACACCTcagtttaaaagacaaaatcccACCTGAGCGACACTCCTTTAGCAACCACAAATAAACTCATTAAAGTCCTGGTGGTGAAGTTGgtttaaaataacatctttaTACCCCTGATAGGTCGCACTCAGCCCTGAAATTCCGCAAAAAAAGCCACGGAGCAGTGGAGGGAAGCCTCCAATTTTCCAACAGCATCAAGTCTTCCAGAAGGCCTAATGGCTTATTCAAATGATTTGAGGATGGCAAGAACATCCTCATTTGAGGATGACTAAAAGTCAAGGATGGCAAAGGTCTTGCCATCCTCGAATCATTTGGACAAGTAATCCTTACCACACTGCATCATCCACGGCCATGTCACAGCGGGTTCCTCACCTGGTAGGGACATGGGATGTGGTATTCCCGGCAGCGCTCCTGGATCCACGTGGTCTCCCACACGCCGCGATAGGCCTGCTCGTAGAAATAGCAGCCGATGACGACCAGCAGCGGCACGAGGTACAGGACGCTGAACACGCCGATGCGGATCATGAACTTCACCAGCTTGTCCTGGTTCTCCTTTTCCAACGGGATTTCGATGCGGACCCGGTTGAGGGAGATAATCCCggccaggaggagggagacTCCCACGACGACGTAGAGGCAGAGAGGGGCGAGGACGAAGTATCGCAGCGCGTCCACGTCGTAGAGGCCGACGAAGCACACGCCGCTGATGTTGTCGCCCTCGATCTTGTTCATGGCCAAGAGGATGATGGTGAGAGTGCCCGGGATTCCCCAGGCGCTGGCGTGGAAAAGCAAGGCCTTCTTCTCGATGGCCTCGCTGCCCCACTTGGGCACGGCGGCCAGGAACCAGGTGATGGTGAGGATGACCCACCACACGCTGCCGGCCATGGTGAAGAAGTAGAGCACCATGAAGAGCATGGTGCAGGCCTTGTTGTGGGAGCCCTGGGTCACCGTGGACGCCTTGTACTGGGCGGGGCTGGAGGCGTTGCACGCCACGCGGTCCTCCAGCAGGAAGCCGATGAAGAAGATCAGCGACACCATCATGTAGCAGACGGCGTAGAATATGATGGGCCGCTCCGGGTAGCGGAACCGCGTGACGTCGATCAGGAAGGTCAGGAAGGTGAACAAGGTGGCGGAGAGGCAGACGATGGAGATGACGCCGATGAAGTAGCGGGCGAAGGAGAGCTCCTCGCGGCGGAAGTACATgttggggcagggaggggaacagTCGCGCACCCTCAGGAAGGAGTAGCCCAGGTCGGGGTCTATTTTCAGCTCCCGAGGGCACCAAAAGCCATAATCCCTCTGGACTGCCATGGGGGCCTCTTCCGTGGGCTCCCCGGCCGAGCTGAGGTCAACGAGGCGAGGGTACGGCTCGTCGCAGTCCGGGAACCTGAAAAGTGGGAAGGGGAGAGTTTACGAGGAATATCCACGTACTTTGCAAAGATCAGTAACCTCATCTATAGGTGTGACTTCAGGCACACCAACTGGAGTGAGGACAGACAATCCAAATTAAGGGTAGTCCATGAAATAATGCAGCATTTATACCCAAACTCCAGAGCTCCTTGTCCCGGAGTGCAGTGGATGTCGAAACCACGAAACAGgtttgaaaattaaacagagaaataaatggaCAAGGAGCCCACTGGGGTTGTAGGGATAAAGGGGAGGGTACAAAATCCATCTCAGGAGGTCTGTAGATTCAGGCTCACTGTAAACGGAGACCATACACCCATGGAAGCAGGGTTTTATAGAGCATTTTAAAGCCTTTCCTAAGCAACTTCATCTGCTGCTCTCAGGACAGTGAGATGGATACACCAAAAATCCAATCCAGCATTCATAAATTGAAATTATGATGAAGATATTTGTGTGATTAAAGCTCTGACTGGGGGTTAAGGACTGCTGGAGGAACAGCCTTGAAGGAGAGACTGAAGGGATTCCACACACTACAAGCATCCTCTGActtattttgctaaaataattcttcattgtttttccttctctccaatCCAACCGTAAGAGAAACTATTTCTTCCTGTTAGTGGTTCTGTATTTTGACTGTTGGAGtcacttataaaaaaaaaaataaagcagaagataTTGTTCTTAATTTCATGCACACTCTGTTTCAAATAGTTTGGAACATCATCAGATGCTTTTTCTGTAAGTTATTTGTGTAAAGCTGAAAACTGCTGTTTGCACACGAGCTCAACAAGAGGTAGATGCTCTGAAAACAGAGCTTTGAGATTTTATACTCCTCAAAACCAGCCAGTTTTCAACTCTTGGGCAGGTGATGGAAATAGGAACTCGGTTCCCACCTCAGGAAACAGGCTGGGAAGCGGAACGGAAGATACGGGCACTCGCGGTGGAAAACACGCAAAACATCTGTTTGAGACCATAAAACTCCTGAGACGGTGCCAAAATTTTACCTTGGGATTGcgaaagggaaaaaaccaacaaaccaccCGGATCTTCTCACCTGGTGCACTCCATGTCCTCGGGCCAGGCCACCCCGAACATCTCCATGAGCTTGGAGCACTCGCTGTAGGCCCTCTGGCAGAGCCGGCGGCAGGGCAGGGTAACCCGCCCGTATTCCATGCACACCGGGGCATAGAGGGCACACAGGAAGGGTCGGAAATCCCGGGAGCATTCCAAATTCACCATCGGGTggaagggctggggaagggaaaaaaaagcaggattcaACAGCTGCaaccagcacatctgcaggggGGTTTCACGGGAAGCTTTGCTTTGTCTCGTCACAACCGGTAACACATAACACAACCTCGTTTCTCTGTTGGAATGATCAGGTATTTTTGGGAAGACAGGTGATCAAGAAGCCTGGGGACAACCACAGCGATTCACAAGGGACATTTATGTCCTTGATTTGCATTAAAAGCAGAGGGAATTAAGCAGCTAAACCCCCCCAGAGGGGAATTTCAGTTCTACCATCAGAGCGCATCCGTAGAAGGAAAACACTCCCAACCTGCACGCTACCATTGTCATATAAACTCTCATCAACTTCCCAGCTTCCAGAAAGGGCTGTGACCGTGTAACCACAGAGAAGGCACAGTAAATATGTCATTTCTTCACTGACCATCAGAAAAAGGCACCGTGAAATCaaagcctgaaaataaaaaatgagtcAGGAAAAAATGACTGGTGTCTTGTGCTCCCCTGGCGCTTTATAACGGGTTTGAGTATCGATGAGAGCAACGCTCCTCGGAAACTCTGAGAGGAAATCTATCCCAGTTGGGCAAATACAGCTGGTCTTGAGCatttctgaagatgaaaaagaaggaaaaataagtagGGCAGGGATTTATGTCTGAATAAAAGCTGGAGCACGTTGATAATCCACGTTATCTTCTAAACTATCCTGTGTGGGTTCATTCTGCTCTTACTCGTCTTTAAAACACTCCAGGAGTTaatcaatattttattccaAGCCTGTGTGGCACTTACCACTATCCAAAGCCTCACCATCTCTCTGGATATTAATATAAGATCAATTATATTCCTTTGAGAGTGGAATATTCAAGGACACAGAATACTGAGATCCATTAGGACTTACAACTCTGGAACGAAACACTATTTTGACGCCAGactttccccttctccccagccaggcaggattACAGAGTAAAGGGAGTCTAATCTTTAGAATTCGTGGTGCAATAGCTGAAGCACAAATGAATCTGCtgtagataaatatatataaacccTAAATCTTATTAGAACTGAAGCTgaagaggagctgcagaaagaTTATATTTGCAAACAGCAATTTCCTGAGAAGTATTTTAAACCagttcagctttttctttttttttcttttccaagagtAGAGTAGAACAGactaaataacaaaaaataggTCATCTTCTGTAGCAGTATAAATGAGAAATACTAGGAATTATATGGAAAAGTTTCATTCCCAGTTCTCTCTTACCAACTCTTTACCCTTTCAGTTCTTCCCACATGTCTCCTTTTCCCTgcaaaagattaatttttggAATACAAGACACAACCATGCTgtgattttactgtttttttttttttaaacatcattaTTATTTACCAAGCTGATTAAATTCCCTTCATTTTTCCAGTGTCCCATGACAGGAGAGCTGTGCCATTTGGCACTAACCTGCataaagagcagcagaaacctCCAGAGTCATCCAcaagaaaaaaggcagcagcagttgGAAACTATTTACATTTACAAGCTTGTGTGACTCAAAGGTATCTTTCTGTTTGGCTGGACAGGTACTTCAGACgcataaatgtatttatttttgaatatttaggACCTACAGCACAGTTAAAGGCATTGTTTGACCACATGGATCCAAGAAATTGGTTGTAGGCAGTTATGATTGGACAAGCTGAAGGCAAGTCTTCCTTTATTTGatgcaaagggaaaataaaggaagtgTTTAACtccctttcttttcaaagaaccTTGAAAGTAAGAAAATTGAGTTATATCTTTATGAAAAAGAACCACTGCCTTCATTCCTGGCTCAATCCCAAAATCCTGCCTCCTGCCACTGCAGTTTTCCACACCTAAATTTCAAGTTCTCCTGGCAAAtgctcccctgctctcccctgctACATCTCCAATTAAGGAAAGATGTTCCAGGAGTTCCTCTTTTCCTGCTATTTTGCCTtcattaaaatttctgtttggttttgcatgAGTTGAAGAAGCTGAGCTGCTTTAGGAAGAGCCCAAACTGTGCCAAGGTGTGCAAACACAGCTCCAGGTCATGGATattccaaagcaaagggaagtAGTAAGGCCAGTTCAAGGGAACAGAAAGGTACCAGGACACCAAAACATCTGAAACAACACTGGAATAACTGGATTTTCCCAGAGGAGTCCCACAGAAGGCACAGCAGGTGCACTTTGGGTGCTGGAAGGGGTCTGGTTTTGAGCTCAGCCTTGGCATATtcctcaaaacacaaaacagatttACTCAATCCCAACAATCcctgcctcttctcccagggaacaagggacaggacaagaggaaacggcctcaagctgtgccaggggagggtcagggcagacttcaggtggaatttcttcctggaaagggttattaaacattggaacaggtttctcagggaggtggtggagtccccatccctggaggaggtgtccaaggaatgactggacgtggcactcagtgctctgggctgggtgacaaggtggagaaggggtcacaggttggactcgatgatcccagaggtcttttccaacctaaatggttctgCGATTCCTGGAGAAATTCCCTTTTAAGCAGGGCTAATCTAGCAGGACCATTCCCCAGCGCTGGCTGCTCTGGTTCTCAGCGCCTCCAGGCCTCTCCCACACCACTGTGTCTCCCAAAACAGCATCTGCAGGCAGAACAAAAACTCTCTTATGAACTATAATCAAATCATTTTCAAAATCACAGAGAGGCtcagctggagaacaggagaagaaaaaaaccctacgACAACTCCTTGTAAGGCAGGAAAAGAGACTGACCTGCTTccaagcagcaacagcagcacttgTGTCTTCAAGTGCCCCATCTCTAAAATTATCTCAGAATTATCTTACCCCCTTGCAGCTCTTAAGATGAAAAGTCACTTCCACCTACTGATTATGTTGTTCCCTATTAAAACTAAAGCCAGGGGCGTTAAAAGACTCTTTTCATGCTCTTGCCCAAGGACTCAGTGCAAGTTATGACACCAAGCCCTGGTGCCTAACAAAGGGCTCTCTGTGAAACGAGATGTGCTCTTGAAAAATGCCTGTTGAACAGCTccaagagggaaagggaagagggcaAGGACAAGGGAAGGTGTGACAGCCAAACCGATTTCAGTAATTCAGGCCAAGTCTTGGGAAatcccagagagggaagagataaaatgtttaaaaggaGATAAACACTTGTGCACTCCTGAAGGTACTCAAGTATTTAAAACATGCCAGATCACACAACTGTGTAACATATTCCCAGTTCTACACCCACTGGGTCCTTCCACCTCTGGTAACAACCTTTGTGACCACGCAAATTCCTTCAATCCCAAAGATAACTGTGAGCTCTTCCAGGCTGAGTCAgagccctctcctccctctctttgcCATCCAGGTGTTGAGTATCAATAACACCCCACAGCCCTCTATCACTgcttccctcagagcagcacaacCTGCAGCAcaacctctcccagctcttccttccctcttccccagaATTTTTTTGTGATGGCAGCAAAGCTGTTTTAAGAAATTTCCCGACTCCCAGCAGTGTGGCCCCatctccttctttccctgcaaTTCCCATCTGctgaaaaaaaggtttaatgGCCATTCTCtaacagagagcagaaaattcCTGCTTGccttatgttttgttttctggaggggatcatggaatcacagaatggtttgggttggaagggaccttaaagatcatccaattcCACCCCCCAACTTTCATTCCCCAGGGGATGACAGATAAAGGAAAGCCGGAATGATATGTGtccatttccccccccccccaaaaaataatttttggaacaaattctcatttttggttacaaagcaaaagcaacaatTTTATCTCTTAAATACCCCCTGGACCTGCATTTCAGTTTCAGACTTCTCATATTCCTGAGAGATAATAAATCATCAAAAATCATAATAAATCATTATCTCTCAGCTAATAAACCAAAcccttctctttatttta contains these protein-coding regions:
- the FZD3 gene encoding frizzled-3 isoform X2, whose product is MALLSLLMVRAAGQGGCAWSHSWFFPSNFQALISRCLFLMPFHPMVNLECSRDFRPFLCALYAPVCMEYGRVTLPCRRLCQRAYSECSKLMEMFGVAWPEDMECTRFPDCDEPYPRLVDLSSAGEPTEEAPMAVQRDYGFWCPRELKIDPDLGYSFLRVRDCSPPCPNMYFRREELSFARYFIGVISIVCLSATLFTFLTFLIDVTRFRYPERPIIFYAVCYMMVSLIFFIGFLLEDRVACNASSPAQYKASTVTQGSHNKACTMLFMVLYFFTMAGSVWWVILTITWFLAAVPKWGSEAIEKKALLFHASAWGIPGTLTIILLAMNKIEGDNISGVCFVGLYDVDALRYFVLAPLCLYVVVGVSLLLAGIISLNRVRIEIPLEKENQDKLVKFMIRIGVFSVLYLVPLLVVIGCYFYEQAYRGVWETTWIQERCREYHIPCPYQVPQMSRPDLILFLMKYLMALVVGIPSVFWVGSKKTCFEWASFFHGRRKKEVVNESRQVLQEPDFAQSLLRDPNTPIIRKSRGTSTQGTSTHASSTQLAMLDDQRSKAGSVHSKVSSYHGSLHRSRDGRYTPCSYRGVEERLPHGSMSRLTDHSRHSSSHRLNEQSRHSSIRDLSSNPLTHITHGTSMNRVIEEDGTSA
- the FZD3 gene encoding frizzled-3 isoform X1 → MAGSWILCSLWLLDLLVGLTGGHSLFSCEPIILRMCQDLPYNTTFMPNLLNHYDQQTAALAMEPFHPMVNLECSRDFRPFLCALYAPVCMEYGRVTLPCRRLCQRAYSECSKLMEMFGVAWPEDMECTRFPDCDEPYPRLVDLSSAGEPTEEAPMAVQRDYGFWCPRELKIDPDLGYSFLRVRDCSPPCPNMYFRREELSFARYFIGVISIVCLSATLFTFLTFLIDVTRFRYPERPIIFYAVCYMMVSLIFFIGFLLEDRVACNASSPAQYKASTVTQGSHNKACTMLFMVLYFFTMAGSVWWVILTITWFLAAVPKWGSEAIEKKALLFHASAWGIPGTLTIILLAMNKIEGDNISGVCFVGLYDVDALRYFVLAPLCLYVVVGVSLLLAGIISLNRVRIEIPLEKENQDKLVKFMIRIGVFSVLYLVPLLVVIGCYFYEQAYRGVWETTWIQERCREYHIPCPYQVPQMSRPDLILFLMKYLMALVVGIPSVFWVGSKKTCFEWASFFHGRRKKEVVNESRQVLQEPDFAQSLLRDPNTPIIRKSRGTSTQGTSTHASSTQLAMLDDQRSKAGSVHSKVSSYHGSLHRSRDGRYTPCSYRGVEERLPHGSMSRLTDHSRHSSSHRLNEQSRHSSIRDLSSNPLTHITHGTSMNRVIEEDGTSA
- the FZD3 gene encoding frizzled-3 isoform X3, translating into MALLSLLMVRAAGQGGCAWSHSWFFPSNFQPFHPMVNLECSRDFRPFLCALYAPVCMEYGRVTLPCRRLCQRAYSECSKLMEMFGVAWPEDMECTRFPDCDEPYPRLVDLSSAGEPTEEAPMAVQRDYGFWCPRELKIDPDLGYSFLRVRDCSPPCPNMYFRREELSFARYFIGVISIVCLSATLFTFLTFLIDVTRFRYPERPIIFYAVCYMMVSLIFFIGFLLEDRVACNASSPAQYKASTVTQGSHNKACTMLFMVLYFFTMAGSVWWVILTITWFLAAVPKWGSEAIEKKALLFHASAWGIPGTLTIILLAMNKIEGDNISGVCFVGLYDVDALRYFVLAPLCLYVVVGVSLLLAGIISLNRVRIEIPLEKENQDKLVKFMIRIGVFSVLYLVPLLVVIGCYFYEQAYRGVWETTWIQERCREYHIPCPYQVPQMSRPDLILFLMKYLMALVVGIPSVFWVGSKKTCFEWASFFHGRRKKEVVNESRQVLQEPDFAQSLLRDPNTPIIRKSRGTSTQGTSTHASSTQLAMLDDQRSKAGSVHSKVSSYHGSLHRSRDGRYTPCSYRGVEERLPHGSMSRLTDHSRHSSSHRLNEQSRHSSIRDLSSNPLTHITHGTSMNRVIEEDGTSA